The genomic region AGGCTTTCACGCCGGCAAAGGCCGCCGGCTGCAGGCCGAGATCCGACTTGAACAGGAAGGCGGTGAGGTCGGGCAGTTCGCCGAGCTTCGAGATACGCGACTGGGCGAGCTTCAGGCCCTCCTTGAGGCGATCGTTTTCCGCCGCCCAGGCGAAGATCCGTGCGGCGAAGTCTTCCTCGGAAAGCTTTTCGCGGATCCAGCGCGCGTTCAGCCAGTCGAGCTTCTGGATATCGAAGATCGCGCCGGCCTTCGAGAGGTTTTCCGGATCGAACTTTTCCGCCAGTTCGTCCATCGTCAGCAGCTCTTCGCCTTCGGCGATCTGGATGAAGAACAGGCCGAGGAAGTTCATCAGCGCTTCCGGCAGGTAGCCGAGCGCCGTGTAATAGGAGATTGACGTCGGGTTCTTGCGCTTCGACAGCTTCGACTTGTCGGCATTGCGCATCAACGACAAGTGCATGAACTTCGGCGGTTCGAGACCGAGATACTGATAAATCAGGATGTGCTTCGGCACCGAAGCCAGCCACTCCTCGCCGCGCGCGACGTGGGTGATCTTCATCAGATGGTCATCGACGACGTTCGCCATATGATAAGTCGGCATGCCGTCGGCCTTGAGCAGGACCTGCATGTCGACCGCGTCCCACGGAATCTCGACGTCGCCATAAACGCCGTCGTGGAACTTGCACGAGCCTTCGGTCGGGATCTTCATACGCACGACATGCGGCTCGCCGGCCGCGACGCGCGATGTCACTTCCTCGGCCGAGAGGCTGAGGCACAGGCCGTCATATTTCGGCGGCTTGCCGGCGGCGCGCTGTGCCTCGCGCATCTGCTCCAGCCGCTCGGGCGTGCAGAAGCAACGGAAGCCGTGGCCGTTCTCGACGATCTTCTCGACGTATGGCTTGTAGATGTCCTTGCGATCGCTCTGGCGGTAGGGACCGTAGGGGCCGCCGATATCGGGGCCTTCTGACCACTTCAGCCCACACCATTTCAGCGCGTCGAGCACCTTCTGTTCGAACTCCGGCGTCGAGCGCGTCGCGTCGGTGTCCTCGATGCGCAGGATGAATTCGCCGCCGTGCTTCTTTGCGAAGAGATAGTTGAACAGCGCAATATAGGCTGTGCCGACATGCGGTTCGCCGGTGGGTGAGGGTGCAATGCGCACCCGGACTGATGAATCTGCCATGGTCTTTGCCCGTTTCGACGTGCTTTTGGGCCCTTGCCGGAGTGCATTTCCAGCTTGTGGGCGCGCATTTTATGGGAAGGAAAGGCCCACAAGGGTGCCGCACCAGCGGTATCGGCGGGCAATTCCAATCGGCAGGCGTGAGACCATAGAAAGCCCCGCATGTCAACGGAAAGTGGACAGGCCATTTTGTTGGAACGTTCACGGTCGTCAGGCGTTTATCCAATCGAGGACGCGGACCGTGCCAACCGGACGCGACGGAAGTGGAGAATGCGGGAATTTTTCCGGTTTCTTCTCGTAACCAACGAAAACGGTAGTCGAACTCCCAACCCGTCCGGTTCGTATCCTCACTTGTCTCCCGCAGTCAAAGAGGCCTGCATTCTGCGAATGCAGGCCTCTTCATTTGGCGTTTCGCGCGTGGCTATTGCACGCTTTTCCTGGAATTGTCAGTGCAGCTTCTTGGCCTGCTGTTTTCTCAGCCGGGCGTTGCGCGCCATCATATTCAGCATCTCGACGAGGGCCGAGAACGCCATGGCGGCGTAGACGTAGCCCTTCGGAACGTGGAAGCCCATTCCCTCGGCCATCAGCGTGGTGCCGATCATCAGCAGGAATGCAAGCGCCAGCATCACGATCGTCGGGTTCCTCTCGATGAAGTTAGCGAGCGGCGTCGCCGCAAACAGCATGACGGTAACGGCGACGATCACGGCGATGACCATGATCGGCAGATGCGGGGTCATACCGACAGCGGTGATGATGCTGTCGACCGAGAAGACGAGGTCGAGCAGCAGGATCTGGCCGATCGCTGCGGCAAAGCTGTTGATCGCCGAAGACGCGATGAAGTCCTCGCCATGATCGCTCGGATCGACGTTGTGGTGGATCTCCTTGGTTGCCTTCCAGACAAGAAAGAGACCACCGGCAAGCAGGATCATGTCCTTCCAGGAGAAGGCGTGGCCGAGGGCTTCGAAAACCGGCTCGGTCAGTTGCACGATCCAGGCAATGGTGCCGAGCAGCGCCAACCGCATGACCAGTGCAAGGCCGATGCCGATGCGGCGGGCGCTGACGCGGCTTTCGGCGGGAAGTTTGTTCGTGAGAATTGAAATGAAGATCAAGTTGTCGATGCCGAGCACCACCTCCATGACAATAAGCGTGATCAGAGCAACCCAAGCCTCGGGGCTTTGGGCGAGCGTCAGGATTTCCTGCATCGGCGATCTTTCCTCTCCTACTGGGCGTGTCGTCGCCCGGGATTCGCCGGACTATTTAAGGAAGATCGCCGCAGTGGCAAGCGCTGCTGCTGTTTCGCGGCTGCGTTTTTACCGTTTACTGTTTTATCGGCACCCAAATTTCGACGACGCCCATCCCCGTGCGAGGATCGAAGCGGTCGTCATATCTTTCCATCATGTCCGGAAGCTGGCCGTGCTCCAGCCCGGATTGCGGAAACCACGACCCGAAAATGTGATGGGCAGTCGTGGAGATCGCCGATATGTGTCCTTTGTGGAGGAATACGGCATAGCGTTGCCTGGGCAACTTCAGAACGGTAAATTCGTCCGGCAATCCGTCCGTATCGTCGACTTCCACCGAGGCCATGTAGCGAAAGCGCCCGGCCTCGCCGTCCGACTGTGTGCATACGCCATAGGCGACATTCCCGCGCTGGCCGGGCACATTGCCGAAATGGGCGTTGAAGCGCTGCCAGAGCGAGGGGATACCTTCGGTGCGATTGTAGTCATAGGTTTCAGCGAGACCGGCGAGGAGAAGCCCGGGGCTCTCCTCGAAACGGGGCGGTTCGATCTTCAAGGTGCGTGCGTCGTTCATCCTGATCGGCTCCATCAGTTCGACATTGCGGACGTGCCCTTGCTTGCGGACTGATTCGGGTGTCACGCCGAACTGCTCGCGAAAGGCACGGGTGAAGGCCTCGTGCGAGCCATAGCCCGCATCGAGGGCCACTTCGAGAATGCTGGATGTGCCATTGGCGAGGGCCTGCGCGGCGCCGCTAAGGCGCCGGCCGCGGATATAGGCGCTGATCGAGCGACCGGTCGAAAGCCCGAAGACGCGTGACAGATGGTAGCGCGAAAGGCCCGCGGCCTCGGCGATCTCGTCGAGCGATATATCCTCGGCGAAATGGCTCTCGATGAACCAGATCGCCCTGCCGATGGCACTCATGCTCACTCCCGTAATGGACACGCACGTCTTACGGCCTCACGGCCGGCTGCGTTTGATCGCAATTGCTCGATTGGTAGAGAATGGTGCCGCGCGAAGCGAAGCTACTGCATGCTTCCTTGATGGTAGCCGATTTAGCAATAAAGACACGCCGTAATTCAAAGTGCCGCAGCGTCCTTTGCGCGACGCGGTGGGCCCGGGCTTTAGCCGTCGTTCGATTTCTGACCGTAGGCCGCCAGGAAGACGCGGATGGCCGATCTTACGTTCTTCTCGATCCGGTCGGCCGTGGGTGCCTCGCACATGCCGAAGAGGCGGCCCTTGAAGATTCCGGCCGAGGACAGTTCGATGAATTGTTTCGCGGCTAACTCCGTGTCATCGATCGATAGCGTGCCAGCCTCGACCTGCTGGTCGAGATAAGTTTTCAAGACCGTGTAGCCGTTCTCCGGCGTTGCCGTGAAGAACCGCTGCGCCAACCGCGGCATCCGATCGATCACGCTGAGCACTGTGTGCATGGCCCGGATCGTGTAGTCGGACGTAATGCTCGTCACCAGCATTACGCCGAAATCAAAAAGCGTGTCTTCGAGTGGCGCGTTGTCGTTCAGCAACTGCTTGACGCTCATCACGATGCGGCTGCGCTCGCGCGCGATCAGCGCCTCGAACAGGTCCTCCTTGTTTTCGAAATAGACGTAGAGCGTGCCCTTCGAAACGCCTGCCTCGCGGGTGATATCGTTCATGCTGGCAGCGTCGAAGTTGCTCCTCATGAAAACGCGTTTTGCGCCTTCGAGGATTTGCTCGCGTTTGGCCGGATCCTCGCCGGCAGCGTGCCGCCCACCGCTCGAAGGGTGCTGTTGCTGATCCTGCAGGGGTTTTTCCTGCTGTGGGCTTTTCGCTGACGTCATGGCTACCGGACGTTTTCACTCCTCACATTAAGATGATCTTAGATGAAATTTTACCCAAAACCATAAACACGGCCGATTCCAACAAAGACAAGGGGCGGGAAGGAGCCCGCACACTTTTCTTTGCCTTTGCCAATCTTTGCGCTTTGCCAAGCAATCGAACCATCCAGTTCGATTTCCTCTTGATATGCGACCCAAAAGGCATTATGTCAAGTTCAATCGAACCGAACGGTTCAGTTCAATCCAATCCAAGCCGGTGTCATATGTCCGCTTCCAGCACCTCCAGCGCTGCCCGTGTCCGTCCCGTCGGCGATGATTTTGAAGTCGTGGATTCTCCGAAGGCCGAAGTTACTGCGCCCGCAAGCGAGGCTCCGTCGGTCGCCGAGCGCCCGGTCGCCGATGTTGCCGCGCCCCAGAAAAAACGCCGCAAGCCGGTGTTGCCGGTCCTGGGGCTGGCGCTGCTCGCTGCCGCTGCCTGGTACGGCTATGACTGGTGGACCAACGGGCGTTTCATGGTTTCGACCGATGACGCCTATATCGAGGGCGATATCGCGACCATCTCGCCGAAGGTGTCCGGCTATGTCGCGAAGGTTGACGTGGTCGCTAACCAGCATGTGAAGGCCGGTGATCCGCTGGTGACACTCGAGGACGGCGACTATCGCATCGCTGCGGAGCAGGCCGAGGCGCAGATCGCCACGCAGAGGCTCGCGCTCAGCCGCTTCGATGCGCAGATCGCCGGGGCAAAGGCGAGCCTCAGTCAGGCCGAAGCGCAGAAGACAGCCCTTGAGGCGACCGTCCGCGGCGCCGAACTGACGCAGAAGCGCGCCAGCGACCTCCAGTCCAAGGCCGTCGGAACGGTCGCCTCACGCGACAATGCCGATGTCGCGCTCGATCAGGCGCGCGCAAATCTTGCCGGTGCCGAGGCCAACATCGCCGCGGCCAAGGCGAATATCACAGTGCTCGAGGCACAGCGTAGCGAGGCGGAAAGCACGATCCGCTCGCTGGAACTCGCGCGCGACAAAGCCAATCGCGACCTGGGCTTCACGGTGCTCAAGGCACCCTATGACGGTGTCGTCGGCAATGTCGCGGTTCAGGTCGGCGACCTCGTTTCCGCCGGACAGCGTCTGGCGGCCCTCGTGCCGGTGGACCAGCTCTATATCGATGCCAATTTCAAGGAAACGCAGATCGCGCATCTGGTGCCGGGCTCCAAGGTCCAGATCCATGTCGACGCCTATGATGACCATCCGATCGAAGGCACGGTCGCCTCGATCGCGCCGGCATCCGGCTCGGTCTTCTCGCTGCTGCCGGCAGAAAATGCGACCGGCAACTTCACCAAGGTCATCCAGCGCGTTCCTGTGCGCATCAAGCTGCCGGCCGACGTGCTGGCCGAAGGGCACTTGCGCGCGGGCCTGAGCGTCGTCGTCGACGTCGATACCCGCACGGCGCCCGATCAGTCGAAAGTGGCTGCAGCAAAGTAAGGCCGCGTAGCGGACGAGGAGTGGCAGAGATGGCCGCAACGGCAACGGCGGGCTCGGTCGCGGCAAGCGCGCCCAGGGCCGAGGAACAGATGGACCCGAGACGGCTGATCGCCTTCTTCGCGATGGTGGTCGGCATGTTCATGGCGATCCTCGACATTCAGATCGTGTCGGCCTCGCTCGCCGAAATCCAGGCCGGCCTTTCGGCCGGATCGGACGAGATCGGCTGGGTGCAGACGTCCTATCTGATCGCCGAAGTCATCATGATCCCTTTGTCGGGCACGCTCGCGCGCATCGTCTCGACACGGGTCTTGTTTTCCGTCGCCGCGGCCGGCTTCACGGCGTCGAGCGCACTTGCCGCGACTGCCACCAATATCGACCAGATGATCGTCTACCGGGCGATCCAGGGCTTTATCGGCGGCGGCATGATCCCGTCGGTCTTTGCTGCCGCCTTCACGATCTTTCCGCCGTCGAAGCGTAATGTCGTCTCGCCGATCATCGGCCTCATCGCAACGCTCGCGCCGACCATCGGCCCGACGGTCGGCGGCTATCTAAGCCACGCCTTCTCCTGGCACTGGCTGTTTCTCGTCAACGTCATCCCAGGCATCATCGTCGCGACGCTCACCTGGACGTTCATCGACTTCGACAAGCCCGAATTGGGGCTGATGAAGAAGTTCGACTGGTGGGGGCTCGCCTCCATGGCGATCTTCCTCGGCTCGCTCGAATATGTGCTGGAGGAAGGTAACGCCAACGACTGGTTCAATGACGATCACATCGTCCTGGGTGCGGTCGCCACCGCACTTGCGGCGATCATCTTTTTCTATCGCGCGTTCAAGGTCGAGTTCCCGGTGGTCGATCTCAGGGCCTTCACCAATCGCAACTTCGCCTTCGGCTCGCTCTTCTCCTTCGTCATGGGCATCGGCCTCTACGGCCTTACCTATCTCTACCCGCTCTATCTCGGGCGCATCCGCGGCTACGATTCGCTGATGATCGGCGAGACCATGTTCGTCTCCGGCCTTGCCATGTTCTTGACGGCGCCGGTCGCCGGCTTCCTCTCGGGACGGCTGGACCCGCGGGTGCTGATGACGATCGGCTTTGCCGGCTTTGCGGCCGGCACGTGGACGATGAGCCAACTGACCGCCGACTGGGATTTCTGGGAACTGCTCGTGCCGCAGATCCTGCGCGGCTGCTCGCTCATGCTCTGCATGGTGCCGATCAACAACATCGCGCTCGGCACGCTGCCGCCCGCCCGCATACGCAACGCCTCCGGCCTCTACAACCTGACCCGCAACCTCGGCGGCGCCGTCGGCCTTGCGGTCATCAACACCATCCTCACGCAGCGCCAGGATTTCCACTATGCCCGGCTTGCCGAGCACATCCAGTGGGGCAACCCGGTGGCGGTCGAACGGCTCAGGAACATGGCCTCGAACTTTACCGCCCATGGCCTCGACGGAGCGACGATCGCGGTCAAGCAATTGGCGGCGATGGTTCAGAAGCAGGCGGTGATCCTGTCTTTTGTCGACGTCTTCGTGATCCTGACGGTATTGTTCCTGTCGCTGATCATTGGCGTCATGATGATCGCCAAGCCGCAGGGCGCCGGCGCCGGTGGCGGCCACTGAAGGAAGATGCGGCACGCTTTACGTGCCGCATCGCCTGCTGCACACTCCATAGCGGCTGAAGCCGATGGGCCAACCAGTTCCGTTCGTGCCGGAAGCGGCCTTCGCTGCGGGAGGTGTCCAAAGTGAGCAATCCGGATTGCTGCGGCCTGTCCCGGCGCACCTTTCTCGCGACGGCCGCGGGCGCAGGTCTGTCGCTTGTCGGCGGTCGCGTCCGTGCTGCCAATGCATGGCCTCCCGTCGATGCCACCTTTCTTTTCTCAAGCGACATCCACGCCTGCATCGTTTCCACCGAAGGACTGGCACCGAACTGCGAGGCTGAGGGCAAGACCGACGCCAGCCTCCTGCGCCACGTCGCGGCGCTCAACGCCATTTCCGCGCAGCGCTGGCCAGCGACGATCGATGGAGACCCGAGCGGCCTCGCCAGTGCGGGCCAGAAAATCGAGCGCCCGCTCGGCCTTGTTCTCGGCGGCGACATCACCGACGATGGCGGCGGTCAGGTTCGCCAGCCCCGCGAGGGACGGCAGTTGCAGCAGTTCCAGAACCGATACGAGCAAGGTCCGGGCCCGCAGCACATTCACTTTCCCGTCTATGTCGGGCTCGGAAACCATGATCTCGACCAGGACGGTCCGCCACCGAATGTCGATTGGTATCGCCGGGAACTGCGCGATTATGTCGAGCTTACCCACCGCCAGACCGTGTTCTACAAGCCGCCGGTGCCTGTGACGAATTACGATCCGTTGTCGGACAGCTATTCCTGGGACTGGGGCGGCCTGCATCTTGTCCAATTGCAGCGCTTCGGCGGCGACGAGACCAAGGGCGCGGTGAGTGGTCTCGGCTGGCTCAAAGGGGACCTTGCATCCTATGCCGCTGACGGCCGGCCGATCGTGCTGTTCCAGCATTATGGCTGGGATGCGTTTTCGACGGAGGTCTGGGACACAACGGCGGAGACCTTTGACGATCAGGGAGACGGGAAGCCCCACTGGTGGAGCCCGGAGCAGCGTCAGACGTTGCTCGACGTGCTGAAAGGCTACAATGTCGTCGGCCTTTTCCATGGGCATGAACATGAGAGGGTCATGGCCTACCGCGCCGACGGCGTCGATCTCTTCAAGCCGAAGGCGGCCTATCTCGGCGGCTTTGCCGTCGTTCGCATCACCGACGCCTTCATGGACGTGGCTTTCGGCGAAGCCCAGGGTGAGGCCGGCGGCATCGGTTTCACCCACGCTTTCAGCAAGCGCTTCACCTGAAATAAAACCCTCGCTGGAAGATGGCGGATCCGGTTTCGTGCGCGGTGGCGACATTTTTGATTTACGTACATCAAAAATTCCTCTAAGGGGGTTCCTCGGGAGGAAGGAATGCGACCAACGGTTCACGATATCGCCGCGAAAGCGGGCGTCAGCCTGGCGACGGTCGACCGGGTTCTCAACAATCGCCCTGGCGTCAGAAGCGTCACGCGTGACAAGGTCGAACGCGCGATTGCCACGCTCGGCTATGTGCGCGATGTCGCTGCCGCCAACCTCGCCAAGGGTCGCAACTACCCCTTCGTATTCATCCTGCCGGCAGGCGATACTTCGTTCATGCGCGGACTCGAGGGCGAGGTGCGTGCCGCGATGGCGCGTTCCGCTTCCGAGCGAACGCAGATCACCATTCTTCCCGTTCCGGCCTTCGACGCAGGGGCCCTCGTTCAGGCGCTGTCGGAAGCGCATCAGCGCCGGCCTGCCGGAGTGGCCGTCGTCGCCGTCGACGCCCCCGAAGTGGCCGAAGCGGTGAAGCAACTGCGGGGCGACGGCATCGCGGTTGTAACGCTCGTGTCGGACCTGCCGGGATCAGGACGCGATCATTTTGCCGGCGTCGACAACATGGCGGCAGGACGCACAGCCGGGACCCTGATGGGCCGCTTTACCGGTGGCCGCGCGGGTCCGATTGCCGTGCTGGCCGGTTCGATGCTGGTGCGCGACCATCGCGACCGGCTTGAGGGTTTCAGCGCCGTCATGGCCGAGGAGTTTCCGACGCATCGGCTGCTTCCGGTGATCGAAGGGCAGGACGATCCGGTCCTTGTCGAAAAGCTCGTGTACGCGCTCGTCGAGCGCGAGCCGGACCTGGCGGGCATCTACAGCCTCGGTGCCGGCAATCGCGGTCTCGTCGCCGCGCTCGAGAAGACCGGCAAGAACAAGACGATCTGTACCATCGCCCACGAGCTGACGCCGCACAGCCGTGCCGCGCTTCGGTCCGGCACGATCGACGCCGTGCTCAACCAGGATGCCGGGCACGAGGTGAGAAGCGCGATCCGCGTTCTGAAGGCTAAGGCCGACGGGCTCGCCGTTATCCAGGCGCAGGAACGCATCCGCATCGACATTTTCCTGAAGGACAACCTGCCGATCGAGCAGGCATAGGAGGACACCCATGTATCTCGGACTGGATCTCGGCACGTCCGGTGTGAAGGCGATGCTGATCGATGACGAGCAGAAGATCATCGGCTCGGCATCGGGAGCGCTCGACGTTTCGCGGCCGCATCCTGGCTGGTCGGAACAGGATCCGGCGGAGTGGATCCGCGCCGCGCAAGAGGCGATCGCCGGTCTCAAGACGGCGCATCCGGACGCGGTTGCCGCCGTCCGTGGCATCGGCCTTTCCGGCCAGATGCACGGCGCGACGCTGCTCGACGAGAATGACGCCGTGCTTCGGCCCTGCATTCTGTGGAACGATACCCGCAGCTTCCGCCAGGCCGCAGTCCTCGACAGCGATCCGCAGTTCCGTGCGCTGACAGGCAATATCGTTTTCCCCGGGTTCACCGCGCCGAAGCTCGCCTGGGTGCGCGAGAACGAGCCGGAAATTTTCGCCAAGGTGCGCTGGGTCCTGCTCCCCAAGGATTATCTCCGCCTGTGGCTGACCGGCGAACATATGTCGGAAATGTCCGATTCCGCCGGCACATCCTGGCTCGACACGGGCAAGCGCAAATGGTCGGAGAGCCTGCTTGCGGCGACCCATCTCGATGAACGGCAAATGCCGGAGCTCGTCGAAGGCACGGACAGCGCCGGCACGCTCAGGCCGGAACTCGCCAGCCGCTGGGGCATGGGCACTGGCGTCGTCGTTGCCGGCGGCG from Sinorhizobium garamanticum harbors:
- a CDS encoding metallophosphoesterase, giving the protein MSNPDCCGLSRRTFLATAAGAGLSLVGGRVRAANAWPPVDATFLFSSDIHACIVSTEGLAPNCEAEGKTDASLLRHVAALNAISAQRWPATIDGDPSGLASAGQKIERPLGLVLGGDITDDGGGQVRQPREGRQLQQFQNRYEQGPGPQHIHFPVYVGLGNHDLDQDGPPPNVDWYRRELRDYVELTHRQTVFYKPPVPVTNYDPLSDSYSWDWGGLHLVQLQRFGGDETKGAVSGLGWLKGDLASYAADGRPIVLFQHYGWDAFSTEVWDTTAETFDDQGDGKPHWWSPEQRQTLLDVLKGYNVVGLFHGHEHERVMAYRADGVDLFKPKAAYLGGFAVVRITDAFMDVAFGEAQGEAGGIGFTHAFSKRFT
- a CDS encoding HlyD family secretion protein, producing the protein MSASSTSSAARVRPVGDDFEVVDSPKAEVTAPASEAPSVAERPVADVAAPQKKRRKPVLPVLGLALLAAAAWYGYDWWTNGRFMVSTDDAYIEGDIATISPKVSGYVAKVDVVANQHVKAGDPLVTLEDGDYRIAAEQAEAQIATQRLALSRFDAQIAGAKASLSQAEAQKTALEATVRGAELTQKRASDLQSKAVGTVASRDNADVALDQARANLAGAEANIAAAKANITVLEAQRSEAESTIRSLELARDKANRDLGFTVLKAPYDGVVGNVAVQVGDLVSAGQRLAALVPVDQLYIDANFKETQIAHLVPGSKVQIHVDAYDDHPIEGTVASIAPASGSVFSLLPAENATGNFTKVIQRVPVRIKLPADVLAEGHLRAGLSVVVDVDTRTAPDQSKVAAAK
- a CDS encoding LacI family DNA-binding transcriptional regulator, which encodes MRPTVHDIAAKAGVSLATVDRVLNNRPGVRSVTRDKVERAIATLGYVRDVAAANLAKGRNYPFVFILPAGDTSFMRGLEGEVRAAMARSASERTQITILPVPAFDAGALVQALSEAHQRRPAGVAVVAVDAPEVAEAVKQLRGDGIAVVTLVSDLPGSGRDHFAGVDNMAAGRTAGTLMGRFTGGRAGPIAVLAGSMLVRDHRDRLEGFSAVMAEEFPTHRLLPVIEGQDDPVLVEKLVYALVEREPDLAGIYSLGAGNRGLVAALEKTGKNKTICTIAHELTPHSRAALRSGTIDAVLNQDAGHEVRSAIRVLKAKADGLAVIQAQERIRIDIFLKDNLPIEQA
- a CDS encoding AraC family transcriptional regulator, with product MSAIGRAIWFIESHFAEDISLDEIAEAAGLSRYHLSRVFGLSTGRSISAYIRGRRLSGAAQALANGTSSILEVALDAGYGSHEAFTRAFREQFGVTPESVRKQGHVRNVELMEPIRMNDARTLKIEPPRFEESPGLLLAGLAETYDYNRTEGIPSLWQRFNAHFGNVPGQRGNVAYGVCTQSDGEAGRFRYMASVEVDDTDGLPDEFTVLKLPRQRYAVFLHKGHISAISTTAHHIFGSWFPQSGLEHGQLPDMMERYDDRFDPRTGMGVVEIWVPIKQ
- the gltX gene encoding glutamate--tRNA ligase, producing the protein MADSSVRVRIAPSPTGEPHVGTAYIALFNYLFAKKHGGEFILRIEDTDATRSTPEFEQKVLDALKWCGLKWSEGPDIGGPYGPYRQSDRKDIYKPYVEKIVENGHGFRCFCTPERLEQMREAQRAAGKPPKYDGLCLSLSAEEVTSRVAAGEPHVVRMKIPTEGSCKFHDGVYGDVEIPWDAVDMQVLLKADGMPTYHMANVVDDHLMKITHVARGEEWLASVPKHILIYQYLGLEPPKFMHLSLMRNADKSKLSKRKNPTSISYYTALGYLPEALMNFLGLFFIQIAEGEELLTMDELAEKFDPENLSKAGAIFDIQKLDWLNARWIREKLSEEDFAARIFAWAAENDRLKEGLKLAQSRISKLGELPDLTAFLFKSDLGLQPAAFAGVKASPEELLEILNTVQPDLEKILEWNKESIEAELRAVAERMGKKLKAIVAPLFVAVSGSQRSLPLFDSMELLGRAVVRQRLKVAAQVVASMAGSGK
- a CDS encoding TetR/AcrR family transcriptional regulator, whose protein sequence is MTSAKSPQQEKPLQDQQQHPSSGGRHAAGEDPAKREQILEGAKRVFMRSNFDAASMNDITREAGVSKGTLYVYFENKEDLFEALIARERSRIVMSVKQLLNDNAPLEDTLFDFGVMLVTSITSDYTIRAMHTVLSVIDRMPRLAQRFFTATPENGYTVLKTYLDQQVEAGTLSIDDTELAAKQFIELSSAGIFKGRLFGMCEAPTADRIEKNVRSAIRVFLAAYGQKSNDG
- a CDS encoding TerC family protein; this translates as MQEILTLAQSPEAWVALITLIVMEVVLGIDNLIFISILTNKLPAESRVSARRIGIGLALVMRLALLGTIAWIVQLTEPVFEALGHAFSWKDMILLAGGLFLVWKATKEIHHNVDPSDHGEDFIASSAINSFAAAIGQILLLDLVFSVDSIITAVGMTPHLPIMVIAVIVAVTVMLFAATPLANFIERNPTIVMLALAFLLMIGTTLMAEGMGFHVPKGYVYAAMAFSALVEMLNMMARNARLRKQQAKKLH
- a CDS encoding DHA2 family efflux MFS transporter permease subunit; the protein is MAATATAGSVAASAPRAEEQMDPRRLIAFFAMVVGMFMAILDIQIVSASLAEIQAGLSAGSDEIGWVQTSYLIAEVIMIPLSGTLARIVSTRVLFSVAAAGFTASSALAATATNIDQMIVYRAIQGFIGGGMIPSVFAAAFTIFPPSKRNVVSPIIGLIATLAPTIGPTVGGYLSHAFSWHWLFLVNVIPGIIVATLTWTFIDFDKPELGLMKKFDWWGLASMAIFLGSLEYVLEEGNANDWFNDDHIVLGAVATALAAIIFFYRAFKVEFPVVDLRAFTNRNFAFGSLFSFVMGIGLYGLTYLYPLYLGRIRGYDSLMIGETMFVSGLAMFLTAPVAGFLSGRLDPRVLMTIGFAGFAAGTWTMSQLTADWDFWELLVPQILRGCSLMLCMVPINNIALGTLPPARIRNASGLYNLTRNLGGAVGLAVINTILTQRQDFHYARLAEHIQWGNPVAVERLRNMASNFTAHGLDGATIAVKQLAAMVQKQAVILSFVDVFVILTVLFLSLIIGVMMIAKPQGAGAGGGH